Proteins encoded in a region of the Cupriavidus pauculus genome:
- the pcp gene encoding pyroglutamyl-peptidase I: protein MRTVLLTGFEPFENEPVNPSWEAVRALEGQRVGDDAVIVARQLPCVFGAAISGMESLLEELKPEVVIAVGQAGGRTEMSIERIAINVDDARIADNAGAQPIDTTIATEGPAAYFSTLPIKAITRDLRAAGVPAMVSQTAGTFVCNHVFYGLMHALARRKLDARGGFIHIPYLPEQAARHPGAPSLALETLIAGLRVAVATTLNTAADVREQGGQLH, encoded by the coding sequence ATGCGCACCGTACTGCTTACCGGCTTCGAGCCGTTCGAGAATGAACCGGTCAATCCATCGTGGGAGGCGGTGCGCGCGCTCGAAGGGCAGCGCGTCGGCGACGATGCCGTCATCGTCGCCCGGCAGTTGCCCTGCGTGTTCGGCGCGGCCATCTCCGGCATGGAGTCGCTGCTCGAGGAACTGAAGCCCGAGGTGGTGATCGCGGTCGGCCAGGCGGGCGGCCGGACCGAGATGTCGATCGAGCGTATCGCGATCAATGTCGATGACGCGCGCATCGCGGACAACGCGGGCGCGCAGCCGATCGATACGACGATCGCCACGGAGGGTCCCGCCGCGTACTTCTCCACGCTGCCAATCAAGGCCATCACGCGCGACCTGCGCGCGGCCGGGGTGCCGGCGATGGTGTCGCAGACGGCAGGCACGTTCGTGTGCAATCACGTGTTCTACGGGCTTATGCATGCGCTCGCGCGGCGCAAGCTGGACGCGCGCGGCGGCTTTATTCATATCCCGTATCTGCCCGAGCAGGCGGCCCGGCATCCGGGCGCACCGAGTCTTGCGCTCGAGACGCTGATCGCGGGCCTGCGTGTCGCGGTGGCCACCACGTTGAACACTGCCGCCGACGTTCGCGAGCAGGGCGGCCAGCTTCACTGA
- a CDS encoding DUF979 domain-containing protein, with amino-acid sequence MIVSIEYLYWLAGLVLAITALMTFTDKTHPRRLSTGLFWLLYAIIFLIGDKIPPAIVGIAAVVMALIAGFGGVGQGKHGSLPEEERRASAKRLGNKLFIPALLIPLVTVLGTVLFKDVKIAGLALLDPKNVTFVSLGIGCLISLAVVCWLTRDTVAQGVKESRRLIESLGWALVLPQMLAMLGLVFADAGVGKAVAHLTTAYINMDYKLVAVAVYCVGMALFTVIMGNGFAAFPVMTGGVGVPILVGMFHANPAVMAAIGMFSGYCGTLMTPMAANFNIVPAALLELDDKNAVIRAQVPTALAILVANIVLLYFLM; translated from the coding sequence ATGATCGTATCCATCGAATATCTCTACTGGCTCGCGGGCCTGGTGCTGGCCATCACGGCACTGATGACGTTCACGGACAAGACGCACCCGCGTCGCCTGTCCACGGGACTGTTCTGGCTGCTGTACGCAATCATCTTCCTGATCGGCGACAAGATTCCGCCGGCCATCGTCGGTATCGCCGCCGTCGTCATGGCGCTGATCGCGGGCTTTGGCGGTGTGGGCCAGGGCAAGCACGGCAGCCTGCCGGAAGAGGAGCGCCGCGCGAGCGCGAAGCGCCTCGGCAACAAGCTGTTCATCCCCGCGCTGCTGATTCCGCTCGTCACGGTGCTCGGCACGGTGCTGTTCAAGGACGTGAAGATCGCGGGCCTGGCGCTGCTGGACCCGAAGAACGTCACGTTCGTCTCGCTCGGTATCGGTTGCCTGATCTCGCTGGCCGTGGTGTGCTGGCTCACGCGTGACACGGTCGCGCAGGGCGTGAAGGAATCGCGCCGCCTGATCGAGTCGCTCGGCTGGGCGCTCGTGCTGCCGCAGATGCTCGCGATGCTCGGCCTCGTGTTCGCCGATGCGGGCGTGGGCAAGGCCGTCGCGCACCTGACCACCGCGTACATCAACATGGACTACAAGCTCGTGGCCGTGGCCGTGTACTGCGTCGGCATGGCGCTGTTCACCGTGATCATGGGCAACGGCTTCGCGGCATTCCCCGTGATGACCGGCGGCGTGGGCGTGCCCATTCTGGTCGGCATGTTCCATGCGAACCCGGCGGTGATGGCGGCGATCGGCATGTTCTCCGGCTACTGCGGTACGCTGATGACGCCGATGGCGGCCAACTTCAACATCGTGCCGGCCGCGCTGCTCGAACTCGACGACAAGAACGCCGTGATCCGCGCGCAGGTGCCGACCGCGCTCGCGATCCTGGTGGCCAATATCGTCCTGCTGTACTTCCTGATGTAA
- a CDS encoding DUF969 domain-containing protein, whose translation MESAVNLWPLLGVGVIIIGFVLRFNPMLVVALAAIATGLAASMPLMQIFTAIGTAFVKARNLPLIILLPLAVIGLLERHGLREHAQAWISRIASATVGRLLIVYLAVRELTAAIGLTSLGGHPQMVRPLLAPMAEGAAENRFGQLPEPVRQRVLAFCAATDNVGLFFGEDIFVAFGAIALMHTFLLSSNIDVEPLHIAVWGIPTAICAFLIHAVRLKRLDGWLARELAGRSAVPPNATPAAAGKSE comes from the coding sequence ATGGAATCAGCTGTCAATCTTTGGCCCCTGCTGGGGGTCGGTGTCATCATCATCGGCTTCGTGCTGCGATTCAATCCGATGCTCGTGGTCGCGCTCGCGGCCATCGCGACCGGGCTCGCCGCATCGATGCCGCTGATGCAGATCTTCACGGCGATCGGTACCGCGTTCGTCAAGGCACGCAACCTGCCGCTGATCATCCTGCTGCCGCTCGCGGTCATCGGGCTGCTCGAGCGCCACGGCCTGCGCGAGCATGCACAGGCGTGGATCTCGCGGATCGCCTCGGCCACGGTGGGCCGCCTGCTGATCGTGTACCTCGCGGTGCGCGAACTCACCGCTGCGATCGGCCTGACCAGCCTCGGCGGCCATCCACAGATGGTGCGTCCTCTGCTGGCCCCGATGGCGGAAGGCGCTGCCGAGAACCGCTTCGGCCAGCTGCCCGAACCCGTGCGCCAGCGCGTGCTCGCATTCTGCGCGGCCACCGACAACGTGGGCCTGTTCTTCGGCGAGGACATCTTCGTGGCGTTCGGCGCCATCGCGCTGATGCACACGTTCCTGCTGTCGTCGAACATCGACGTGGAGCCGCTGCATATCGCCGTGTGGGGGATCCCCACCGCCATCTGCGCATTCCTGATCCATGCCGTGCGCCTGAAACGCCTGGACGGCTGGCTCGCGCGCGAACTCGCGGGCCGCTCTGCCGTGCCCCCCAATGCGACCCCGGCTGCCGCCGGCAAGAGCGAATAA
- the pxpA gene encoding 5-oxoprolinase subunit PxpA gives MEIDLNADLGEGCGNDETLLTLISSANVACGWHAGDAATMLQTVKWAIANGVAIGAHPSFPDRENFGRTEMQRDPQAVYADVLYQIGALDAMVRAQGGQLAHVKAHGALYNMAVRDAKLCEAIVRAVRDYNPNLVFFGLANSQMITIARAHGLRVKEEVFADRGYNPDGTLVKRGTPGALHDDEEVALNQTLSMVREQRVRAIDGSWVPIRAETVCLHGDGAHALAFARRIRERLGSEGIVVRAGV, from the coding sequence ATGGAAATCGACCTCAACGCCGACCTCGGCGAAGGCTGCGGCAATGACGAAACGCTGCTCACGCTGATCAGTTCCGCGAACGTTGCGTGCGGCTGGCACGCCGGCGATGCGGCGACGATGCTGCAGACCGTGAAATGGGCGATCGCCAACGGCGTGGCCATCGGCGCGCATCCGAGCTTTCCGGACCGCGAGAACTTCGGCCGCACGGAAATGCAGCGCGACCCGCAAGCCGTGTATGCCGACGTGCTGTACCAGATCGGCGCGCTCGACGCGATGGTCCGCGCGCAGGGCGGCCAGCTCGCGCACGTGAAGGCGCACGGCGCGCTCTACAACATGGCGGTACGCGACGCGAAACTGTGCGAGGCGATCGTCCGCGCGGTCCGCGACTACAACCCGAACCTCGTGTTCTTCGGGCTGGCCAACAGCCAGATGATCACGATCGCGCGCGCCCACGGCCTGCGCGTGAAGGAAGAAGTGTTCGCCGACCGGGGCTACAACCCGGACGGCACGCTCGTCAAACGCGGCACGCCCGGCGCGCTGCACGACGACGAGGAAGTGGCCCTGAACCAGACGCTGAGCATGGTGCGCGAGCAGCGCGTGCGCGCCATCGACGGCAGCTGGGTCCCCATCCGCGCCGAAACCGTGTGCCTGCATGGCGACGGCGCTCACGCGCTTGCATTCGCGCGCCGTATCCGGGAACGGCTCGGCTCGGAAGGCATTGTTGTACGGGCTGGCGTCTGA
- a CDS encoding biotin-dependent carboxyltransferase family protein — MIEIIRPGAQASVQDLGRIGFRRFGVGRSGAADGLALDVGNRLLGNAPGDAGIEFTLGRAAMRFHADMRVALTGAECGANLDGLPVWAWHAFDVRKGQVLTLPAARGGTRTYLCVSGGIDVPLVMNSRSTDLKSGYGGFQGRVLRDGDRLPVGRVGLASEQDWLGVAAPAWALPVNREGDAWVVRMLAGPEYEDFEPASQAALWEAEWTITPQSNRMGLRLQGPSLARRADRSADLLSHGVVPGVMQVPPAGQPIALMSDAQTTGGYPKIGVVIGADLWRLAQVPLGATVRFMQVSLDGAAAAQAEVDRYLRQIDQALRWQGDGMVIAARRRTQTRAVA; from the coding sequence GTGATTGAAATCATTCGCCCTGGCGCACAGGCATCGGTCCAGGACCTCGGCCGTATCGGGTTTCGCCGCTTCGGTGTGGGCCGCTCGGGCGCGGCGGACGGCCTCGCCCTCGACGTCGGCAATCGCCTCCTCGGCAACGCGCCCGGTGACGCGGGTATCGAATTCACGCTGGGCCGCGCGGCCATGCGCTTCCACGCCGATATGCGCGTGGCACTGACGGGCGCCGAGTGCGGCGCCAATCTGGATGGCCTGCCCGTGTGGGCGTGGCATGCGTTCGACGTGCGCAAGGGGCAGGTGCTGACGCTGCCGGCCGCGCGCGGCGGCACGCGGACCTACCTCTGCGTGTCGGGCGGTATCGACGTGCCCCTGGTCATGAACTCGCGCAGCACGGACCTGAAGTCCGGCTACGGCGGCTTCCAGGGCCGCGTGCTGCGCGACGGCGACCGGTTGCCCGTCGGCCGCGTGGGCCTTGCGAGCGAGCAGGACTGGCTCGGCGTGGCCGCGCCCGCGTGGGCGCTGCCCGTCAATCGCGAAGGCGATGCATGGGTCGTGCGCATGCTGGCCGGCCCCGAGTACGAGGATTTCGAACCCGCATCGCAGGCCGCGCTGTGGGAGGCCGAGTGGACGATCACGCCGCAGAGCAACCGCATGGGCCTGCGTCTGCAGGGGCCGTCGCTCGCGCGCCGCGCGGACCGCAGCGCCGACCTGCTCTCGCACGGCGTGGTGCCCGGTGTGATGCAGGTGCCGCCGGCCGGCCAGCCGATCGCGCTGATGAGCGATGCGCAGACCACGGGCGGGTATCCGAAGATCGGCGTGGTCATCGGCGCCGACCTGTGGCGTCTGGCGCAGGTGCCGCTCGGCGCAACGGTGCGCTTCATGCAGGTGTCGCTCGATGGGGCCGCGGCCGCGCAGGCGGAAGTGGACCGCTACCTGCGGCAGATCGATCAGGCCCTGCGGTGGCAGGGCGACGGCATGGTGATCGCCGCGCGACGGCGTACCCAGACGCGCGCGGTGGCGTAA
- the pxpB gene encoding 5-oxoprolinase subunit PxpB — MPQCTVHRLAEQALLYSVAPPASLEVQRRIWAMAERAADWRGVVDVVPGMNNLTVVFDGDADVSALERNLKVAWASGETRNATGKLVEIPVRYGGEYGPDLADVAAHTGLSAEEVVRRHAAGEYVVYFLGFQPGFAYMGGMEAALATPRRREPRLAVPAGAVGIGGEQTGIYPAVLPGGWQLIGHTDAQLFVADRDPPSLFAPGDTVRFVIEEFVA, encoded by the coding sequence ATGCCCCAATGCACCGTTCACCGCCTGGCGGAACAGGCGCTGCTGTATAGCGTCGCCCCGCCAGCTTCCCTCGAGGTACAGCGCCGGATCTGGGCCATGGCCGAGCGGGCCGCGGACTGGCGCGGCGTGGTCGACGTCGTGCCGGGCATGAACAACCTGACCGTGGTCTTCGACGGCGACGCCGACGTGAGCGCGCTCGAGCGCAACCTCAAGGTCGCCTGGGCGTCCGGCGAGACCCGCAATGCCACCGGCAAGCTCGTGGAGATCCCGGTCCGGTACGGCGGCGAGTACGGCCCGGATCTGGCCGACGTGGCCGCGCATACCGGACTGTCGGCCGAAGAGGTCGTGCGGCGCCATGCCGCCGGCGAATACGTCGTGTACTTCCTCGGCTTTCAGCCGGGCTTCGCCTATATGGGCGGCATGGAGGCCGCGCTGGCCACGCCGCGCCGCCGCGAGCCGCGGCTGGCCGTGCCGGCGGGCGCCGTCGGCATCGGCGGCGAGCAGACCGGCATCTATCCGGCCGTGCTGCCGGGGGGCTGGCAGCTGATCGGCCATACCGATGCGCAATTGTTCGTGGCGGACCGCGATCCGCCGTCCCTGTTTGCGCCGGGTGACACGGTGCGCTTCGTCATCGAGGAATTTGTCGCGTGA
- the lipA gene encoding lipoyl synthase: MSDALIATSSEAPQADYDPTRKQKSADKTARIPIKIVPAEKLKKPEWIRVKAATGNSRFYEIKDILRANNLVTVCEEASCPNIGECFGKGTATFMIMGDKCTRRCPFCDVGHGRPDPLDVNEPGNLARTIAQLKLNYVVITSVDRDDLRDGGAQHFVDCITQTRELSPVTRIEVLVPDFRGRLDKALDILQAGPPDVMNHNLETVPRLYKQARPGADYAHSLKLLQEFKRRNPNVATKSGLMVGLGETDEEILEVMRDMRAHDIDMLTIGQYLAPSNHHLPVLRYVHPDTFKMFEDEAYKMGFTHAAVGAMVRSSYHADQQAHQAGFA; this comes from the coding sequence ATGAGCGACGCCCTGATCGCCACCTCCAGCGAAGCCCCGCAGGCCGACTACGATCCGACCCGGAAGCAGAAGTCCGCCGACAAGACCGCGCGCATCCCCATCAAGATCGTGCCGGCCGAAAAGCTCAAGAAGCCCGAGTGGATTCGCGTGAAGGCCGCCACCGGCAATTCGCGCTTCTACGAGATCAAGGACATCCTGCGCGCGAACAACCTGGTCACGGTGTGCGAGGAAGCCAGCTGCCCGAACATCGGCGAATGCTTCGGCAAGGGCACCGCCACGTTCATGATCATGGGCGACAAGTGCACGCGCCGCTGCCCGTTCTGCGATGTGGGCCATGGCCGCCCCGATCCGCTCGACGTCAACGAGCCGGGCAACCTCGCCCGCACGATCGCGCAGCTGAAGCTCAACTACGTGGTGATCACCAGCGTGGATCGTGACGATCTGCGCGACGGCGGCGCCCAGCACTTCGTGGACTGCATCACGCAGACGCGCGAGCTGTCGCCGGTGACGCGCATCGAGGTACTCGTGCCCGATTTCCGCGGCCGCCTCGACAAGGCGCTGGACATCCTGCAGGCCGGTCCGCCCGATGTGATGAACCACAACCTCGAGACGGTACCGCGCCTGTACAAGCAGGCACGCCCGGGTGCCGACTATGCGCACTCGCTCAAGCTGCTGCAGGAATTCAAGCGCCGCAACCCGAACGTCGCGACCAAGTCCGGCCTGATGGTCGGCCTGGGCGAGACCGACGAGGAAATCCTCGAGGTCATGCGCGACATGCGCGCGCACGATATCGACATGCTGACGATCGGGCAGTACCTGGCGCCGTCGAACCATCACCTGCCGGTCCTGCGCTACGTCCATCCGGATACGTTCAAGATGTTCGAGGACGAGGCCTACAAGATGGGCTTCACCCACGCCGCGGTGGGCGCGATGGTCCGCAGCTCGTATCACGCGGACCAGCAGGCCCATCAGGCCGGGTTTGCCTGA
- the lipB gene encoding lipoyl(octanoyl) transferase LipB: MHPIQVIDRGREPYAPCFDAMRAYTEARNADTPDQIWLVEHPPVYTLGQAGDPAHLLVPDAAIPVVKIDRGGQITYHGPGQIVAYLLLDLRRRHLMVRELVQDIEQAVLDTLAAYNLAAERKAGAPGIYLSDGAHRGAKIAALGLKIRNGCSYHGVSLNVQMDLSPFLRINPCGYAGLETVDMATAGATVVADDAREGAAPLPVTAVHHPEIARRLAAALCEVLAAREARAVANGPAAVAGAETAAAI; this comes from the coding sequence ATGCATCCCATACAAGTCATCGATCGGGGTCGCGAGCCGTACGCACCCTGTTTCGACGCGATGCGGGCGTACACCGAAGCCCGCAACGCCGACACCCCCGACCAGATCTGGCTGGTCGAGCATCCGCCGGTCTACACGCTCGGCCAGGCCGGCGATCCCGCGCACCTGCTCGTGCCCGATGCGGCGATTCCCGTCGTCAAGATCGACCGCGGGGGGCAGATCACCTATCACGGACCGGGCCAGATCGTGGCCTACCTGCTGCTGGACCTCCGTCGGCGCCATCTGATGGTGCGGGAACTGGTCCAGGATATCGAGCAGGCCGTGCTCGATACACTCGCGGCGTATAATCTCGCAGCCGAGCGCAAGGCCGGCGCACCGGGCATCTATCTGTCGGATGGAGCGCACCGGGGTGCCAAGATTGCCGCGCTGGGCCTCAAGATCCGCAACGGCTGCAGCTATCACGGCGTCAGCCTCAACGTGCAGATGGACCTCTCGCCGTTCCTGCGCATCAATCCCTGCGGCTATGCCGGACTGGAAACGGTCGACATGGCGACCGCGGGCGCCACCGTGGTGGCGGACGATGCGCGCGAAGGCGCGGCGCCCCTGCCGGTGACCGCGGTTCATCACCCCGAGATCGCACGGCGCCTGGCGGCGGCCTTGTGCGAGGTGCTTGCGGCGCGCGAGGCGCGTGCCGTGGCCAACGGGCCCGCTGCCGTGGCCGGGGCAGAAACTGCCGCGGCCATATGA
- a CDS encoding DUF2917 domain-containing protein yields MKTLLTTTVFTLNPGEVTALSLHAAQRLTVQKAAGTHLWVTRENDSEDYWLRCGSSLLLRRGDEIVLSVDPAAPEAIQLALIAEARRPSLTLGDVVHMAWRAARRLVRGTEWTPGKDQVTVL; encoded by the coding sequence ATGAAAACTCTGCTCACAACGACAGTCTTTACCCTGAATCCCGGCGAAGTCACCGCCCTCTCGCTCCATGCCGCCCAGCGCCTCACGGTACAGAAAGCCGCCGGCACGCACCTCTGGGTCACGCGCGAGAACGATTCGGAGGACTACTGGCTCCGTTGCGGCAGTAGCCTGTTGCTGCGCCGTGGCGACGAGATCGTGCTGAGCGTGGACCCGGCGGCGCCGGAGGCCATCCAGCTCGCGCTGATCGCCGAGGCGCGCCGCCCGTCGCTGACGCTTGGCGATGTCGTCCATATGGCCTGGCGCGCCGCGCGCCGGCTCGTGCGCGGCACGGAATGGACGCCGGGCAAGGATCAGGTCACGGTACTGTGA
- a CDS encoding transcriptional regulator GcvA, translating to MAGKGSWHPDDARSWRREFPRLPALAALRAFEAAARHESFSRAATELFVTHGAVSHQIRALEEELGQPLFERRGKRVALTANGRVYAERVRDALLQIADATRVLQAGNRDKRLTISTMPSFAARWLTPRIGSFIERHPELDVELLSSNSLVDFASEEVDIALRMGSGDYPGLYVEQLLDDRFFPVCSPDFNGGRLPELPQHMAGMPLLRGEGDPWKPWFEAAGLDWPEPRKGLLLQDSSLLLQAAAEGQGIALIRSSLAYNDLLSGRVVRLFDVSIACPWLLYFVCSPDSLELPKVQAFRQWLLPEMERFRGILSQWID from the coding sequence ATGGCTGGAAAGGGCTCCTGGCACCCCGACGACGCGCGCAGCTGGCGCCGCGAATTTCCGCGCCTGCCGGCGCTGGCCGCGCTCCGCGCTTTCGAGGCCGCCGCCCGGCACGAGAGCTTCTCCCGCGCGGCCACCGAGCTGTTCGTCACGCACGGCGCGGTCAGCCACCAGATTCGCGCGCTCGAGGAGGAACTGGGCCAGCCGCTGTTCGAGCGCCGCGGCAAGCGGGTCGCGCTGACCGCCAACGGCCGCGTCTACGCCGAGCGCGTTCGCGACGCGCTGCTGCAGATCGCCGATGCCACGCGCGTGCTCCAGGCCGGCAACCGCGACAAGCGGCTGACCATCAGCACCATGCCGTCGTTCGCCGCGCGCTGGCTCACACCGCGCATCGGCAGCTTTATCGAGCGGCATCCCGAGCTCGACGTCGAACTACTCTCATCGAACTCGCTCGTCGACTTCGCGAGCGAGGAAGTCGATATCGCGCTGCGCATGGGCAGCGGCGACTATCCGGGTCTCTATGTGGAACAACTGCTGGACGACCGGTTCTTCCCGGTCTGCAGCCCCGATTTCAATGGCGGACGCCTGCCCGAACTGCCACAGCACATGGCCGGCATGCCGCTGCTGCGCGGCGAGGGCGATCCGTGGAAACCGTGGTTCGAGGCCGCTGGCCTCGACTGGCCAGAGCCGCGCAAGGGCCTGCTGCTGCAGGATTCGTCGCTGCTGCTGCAGGCGGCGGCCGAGGGCCAGGGCATTGCGCTGATCCGCTCGTCGCTCGCTTACAACGATCTGCTGTCGGGGCGCGTGGTGCGGCTTTTCGACGTGAGCATCGCGTGTCCGTGGCTGTTGTATTTCGTGTGTTCGCCGGACAGCCTCGAGCTGCCGAAGGTGCAGGCATTCCGGCAATGGCTGCTGCCGGAGATGGAGCGCTTTCGCGGCATCCTGTCGCAGTGGATCGACTAG
- a CDS encoding tyrosine recombinase XerC: MASRRPSSDSTAIVKGADAERDSDRRPATDARVARYLAWLETGRKLARHTLINYTHDLAVLEAHAARHAPGVDLLALQTHHIRAFAARMHGGGLSGATIARALSAWRGFYLWAAQHGLGVPANPVDGVRAPRRGHRLPKALSVEHAVALVGHRGNDDAAARRDQAVYELFYSSGLRLSELVQLDVRYTEDGDYRSSGWLDLAEGEVTVIGKGSRQRKVPVGSKALEALRAWLAVRDQLARPGAAPEDATALFLGARGGRLSGGTIQQRIKKQAIAAGLPTDVHPHMLRHSFATHVLQSSGDLRAVQEMLGHASISTTQIYTSLDFQHLAKVYDKAHPRAGRAAKAEPGAGPEPDDETG; encoded by the coding sequence ATGGCGTCCCGCCGACCGTCGTCCGACAGCACCGCTATCGTCAAGGGGGCCGACGCCGAGCGGGATAGCGATCGCCGGCCCGCCACCGATGCACGGGTGGCACGCTACCTCGCGTGGCTCGAAACCGGCCGCAAGCTCGCGCGCCATACGCTGATCAACTACACGCACGACCTCGCCGTGCTGGAAGCGCATGCCGCGCGCCATGCGCCGGGCGTCGACCTGCTCGCGCTCCAGACCCACCATATCCGCGCATTTGCCGCCCGCATGCATGGCGGCGGCCTGTCCGGCGCGACCATCGCGCGCGCGCTGTCGGCGTGGCGCGGGTTCTATCTGTGGGCCGCGCAACACGGCCTCGGCGTACCGGCGAATCCCGTCGATGGCGTGCGCGCGCCGCGCCGTGGCCATCGGCTGCCCAAGGCCCTGTCGGTCGAGCACGCGGTGGCGCTGGTGGGCCATCGCGGCAACGACGATGCGGCCGCGCGGCGCGATCAGGCCGTCTACGAGCTGTTCTATTCGAGCGGATTGCGGCTATCGGAGCTCGTGCAGCTCGACGTCCGCTATACCGAGGATGGCGACTATCGCTCGTCCGGCTGGCTCGATCTCGCGGAGGGCGAGGTCACGGTCATCGGCAAGGGCTCGCGCCAGCGCAAGGTCCCCGTCGGCAGCAAGGCGCTCGAAGCGCTGCGCGCGTGGCTTGCGGTGCGCGATCAGCTCGCGCGTCCGGGCGCGGCGCCCGAGGATGCCACGGCATTGTTTCTGGGCGCGCGCGGGGGGCGCCTGTCGGGTGGCACGATCCAGCAGCGCATCAAGAAACAGGCGATCGCCGCGGGGTTGCCGACCGATGTCCATCCGCACATGCTGCGGCATTCGTTCGCGACGCACGTGCTGCAGTCGTCGGGCGACCTGCGCGCGGTGCAGGAGATGCTCGGCCACGCGAGCATTTCGACCACGCAGATCTATACGTCGCTGGACTTCCAGCATCTGGCCAAGGTCTACGACAAGGCCCACCCGCGGGCGGGGCGCGCGGCCAAGGCCGAGCCCGGAGCCGGACCCGAGCCGGACGACGAGACCGGCTAG
- a CDS encoding DUF484 family protein: protein MNSQDVASWLQSHPQFFEDHAELLAAVQLTSPHSHRAVSLQERQMEILREKNKGLELKLADLVRHGHDNDRTQQRMHAWQLRLLAEVDSHALPYAVQDGLQQVFDVPAVALRLWNVGQAYSHMEVAQGASDDLRLFAEGLRAPYCGPNSGFEAARLLERADIASLAMVTLRAPARVGEEGAGPTFGLLVLGSPDARRFHEGMGTAYLAQIGEVAGAALNRLRD from the coding sequence ATGAATTCGCAAGACGTTGCAAGCTGGCTGCAGAGCCATCCGCAGTTTTTCGAGGATCACGCCGAGCTGCTCGCGGCGGTCCAGCTGACGAGCCCGCACAGCCACCGTGCCGTGTCGCTGCAGGAACGCCAGATGGAAATCCTGCGCGAGAAGAACAAGGGCCTCGAGCTCAAGCTGGCGGACCTCGTGCGGCACGGGCATGACAACGACCGCACGCAGCAGCGCATGCACGCATGGCAGCTGCGCCTGCTGGCGGAAGTGGACTCGCACGCGCTGCCGTATGCGGTGCAGGACGGCCTGCAGCAGGTGTTCGACGTGCCCGCCGTGGCGCTGCGCCTGTGGAACGTGGGCCAGGCCTACTCGCATATGGAAGTGGCACAGGGCGCCAGCGACGACCTGCGCCTGTTCGCCGAGGGCCTGCGCGCGCCGTACTGCGGCCCGAACAGCGGCTTCGAGGCGGCCCGCCTGCTGGAGCGCGCCGATATCGCATCGCTGGCCATGGTGACGCTGCGCGCGCCGGCGCGCGTGGGCGAGGAGGGCGCGGGCCCGACGTTCGGCCTGCTCGTGCTGGGCTCGCCCGATGCGCGCCGGTTCCACGAGGGCATGGGCACCGCGTATCTCGCGCAGATCGGCGAGGTGGCGGGGGCCGCCCTCAATCGTCTGCGCGACTGA